A section of the Triticum dicoccoides isolate Atlit2015 ecotype Zavitan chromosome 7A, WEW_v2.0, whole genome shotgun sequence genome encodes:
- the LOC119330937 gene encoding uncharacterized protein LOC119330937, whose product MVEPKQPRILGSSPGHEVSRRSKHSNGGEPPAQNETQRVNPGSGRSRPAGLETQSSSEMTAEADSWSAHVAETTQGRSGSATRHVRGDFKCGAAAGEVTRRRWWLLSRLASEAQAEASLARLLRRAARGRGGGESNGRARLRGDVRFRVVAGSIGSHPCPSPNCGLLSFAMYILVGNNGSS is encoded by the exons ATGGTGGAACCAAAACAGCCGCGGATCCTCGGCAGCTCTCCAGGTCATG AGGTGTCAAGGCGGAGCAAACACAGCAACGGAGGCGAGCCTCCGGCTCAGAACGAGACACAACGGGTCAACCCTGGAAGTGGCCGCTCGAGGCCGGCCGGCTTAGAGACTCAAAGCAGCAGTGAGATGACGGCGGAGGCGGATAGCTGGTCGGCGCATGTGGCGGAGACGACTCAGGGCCGAAGCGGCTCTGCAACAAGGCATGTCCGGGGCGACTTCAAGTGTGGCGCAGCCGCGGGTGAGGTGACACGCCGACGGTGGTGGCTCCTGAGCAGACTTGCAAGCGAGGCGCAGGCTGAGGCCAGCTTGGCGCGGCTGTTGCGACGAGCAGCTCGCGGCAGAGGCGGAGGCGAGTCAAACGGTCGAGCCCGGCTCCGCGGAGACGTCCGCTTCCGGGTCGTGGCTGGATCAATTGGTTCTCATCCGTGTCCTTCTCCAAATTGTGGTCTTCTTTCCTTTGCCATGTACATACTAGTGGGGAACAATGGAAGTTCTTGA